A DNA window from bacterium contains the following coding sequences:
- a CDS encoding SDR family oxidoreductase: MTLDPLFSLTGKVAVVTGGTGVLGAVMARGLSAAGARLGILGRREERARQVAAEIERAGGEAMPLPADVLVREDLERCRKTVVERWGGIDILVNAAGGNLPRATLEEGESIFNLPLDAWASVVDLNLLGTLLPVQVFGAAMAEAGQGCIVNISSMAAQRSLTRVPAYSAGKAAVENLTRWLAVELARKHGPGLRVNAIAPGFFIGDQNRTLLINPDGSLTARGRRIVDHTPAGRFGEPEELVGTLIWLCGPGSRFVNGAVIPVDGGFSAFSGV; this comes from the coding sequence CTGACGTTGGATCCGCTCTTCAGCCTGACCGGCAAGGTGGCGGTGGTCACCGGCGGGACGGGCGTCCTGGGTGCGGTCATGGCGCGCGGCCTGTCCGCCGCCGGGGCGAGGCTGGGGATCCTCGGCCGCCGGGAGGAACGCGCCCGGCAGGTGGCGGCCGAGATCGAGCGGGCCGGTGGGGAGGCGATGCCGCTGCCCGCCGATGTGCTCGTCCGCGAGGACCTGGAGCGCTGCCGGAAGACGGTCGTCGAGCGATGGGGGGGCATCGACATCCTGGTCAACGCCGCGGGCGGCAACCTGCCCCGGGCGACCCTGGAGGAGGGGGAATCGATCTTCAACCTTCCGCTCGATGCGTGGGCGTCCGTCGTGGATCTGAATCTCCTGGGAACGCTCCTCCCCGTGCAGGTCTTCGGCGCGGCGATGGCGGAGGCCGGGCAGGGGTGCATCGTCAACATCTCGTCCATGGCGGCGCAGCGATCGCTCACCAGGGTGCCGGCCTACTCCGCGGGAAAGGCCGCGGTGGAAAACCTGACCCGCTGGCTCGCGGTCGAACTCGCGCGCAAGCACGGGCCGGGCCTGCGCGTCAATGCTATCGCGCCCGGGTTCTTCATCGGGGACCAGAACCGCACGCTGTTGATCAACCCGGACGGGAGCCTCACCGCGCGGGGGAGGCGGATCGTCGATCACACGCCCGCGGGGCGGTTTGGCGAGCCGGAGGAATTGGTGGGGACGCTGATCTGGCTCTGCGGCCCGGGCAGCCGCTTCGTCAACGGCGCGGTCATCCCCGTCGACGGAGGCTTCAGCGCGTTCAGCGGTGTGTAG
- a CDS encoding tagaturonate epimerase family protein, translating to MTGLRSVPGLDVRAQSLVRVGDAELGMARTREGDRLAALAPTRPTALEGLEGDTTSFEGGWLLVGPATPRNLRALRTLLPWLTPRPLGLQRSFGFGDRLGCATPGHIRAMRAAGGGLAPIFAQQSIREMERTGRSPEQVLDDATWGVFAEGWREGFGADADHLKTTADVDACLAAGYTFFTFDPGGYVDPAAEGRPEGALRAALEALPWGDLDDSSGRMRDRYRSQTLDLGGRSMRVDEEEVVRAAVKYGRAVAHALLLYRHLRARSADAEVEISVDETETPTTPAQHIYIATELRRLGVRWVGLAPRFVGRFEKGVDYLGDPAAFDADAATHAAIARRLGPYKLSLHSGSDKLSVYGAFARRAGNLLHVKTAGTSYLEALRTIAALDPGLFREIYALAHDRYEQDRASYHVSASRDRAAAPDAVSDAALASLLDSFDARQMLHVTFGSALARYGDRVHALLRAHPEAYDANLERHFIRHLSPLAAPTPGVRG from the coding sequence ATGACGGGATTGCGGTCCGTCCCGGGACTCGACGTCCGGGCGCAGTCCCTGGTCCGGGTCGGCGACGCCGAGTTGGGGATGGCGCGCACCCGGGAGGGAGATCGGCTCGCGGCACTGGCCCCCACCCGGCCGACCGCGCTGGAGGGGCTTGAGGGGGACACGACCTCGTTCGAGGGGGGGTGGCTCCTGGTCGGGCCGGCCACTCCCCGAAACCTGCGCGCGCTGCGAACGCTGCTCCCATGGCTCACGCCCCGGCCCCTCGGACTGCAGCGCTCCTTCGGGTTCGGGGACCGCCTCGGATGTGCCACCCCCGGGCACATCCGCGCGATGCGGGCGGCGGGCGGGGGGCTCGCCCCGATCTTCGCCCAGCAGTCGATCCGCGAGATGGAGCGGACCGGCCGCAGCCCCGAGCAGGTGCTGGATGACGCCACCTGGGGGGTGTTCGCGGAAGGGTGGCGGGAGGGGTTCGGCGCCGACGCCGATCACCTGAAGACGACGGCCGACGTCGACGCGTGCCTGGCGGCGGGGTACACGTTCTTCACGTTCGACCCGGGGGGATATGTCGACCCGGCCGCGGAGGGCCGGCCGGAGGGGGCGCTGCGCGCGGCGCTGGAGGCGCTCCCCTGGGGGGATCTCGACGACAGCAGCGGGCGGATGCGGGACCGCTACCGCAGCCAGACGCTCGACCTCGGCGGCCGATCGATGCGCGTCGACGAGGAGGAGGTCGTTCGGGCCGCCGTCAAGTACGGCCGCGCCGTGGCGCACGCGCTGCTCCTGTACCGCCACCTTCGGGCGCGCAGCGCTGATGCGGAGGTGGAGATTTCCGTGGACGAGACCGAGACCCCCACCACCCCCGCCCAGCACATCTACATCGCCACCGAGCTCCGTCGCCTGGGCGTCCGCTGGGTGGGTCTGGCCCCGCGCTTCGTCGGCCGCTTCGAGAAGGGGGTGGACTACCTGGGCGACCCCGCCGCGTTCGATGCCGACGCCGCCACGCACGCGGCGATCGCGCGGCGGCTCGGGCCGTACAAGCTGAGCCTCCATTCCGGATCCGACAAACTGAGCGTCTACGGCGCCTTCGCACGTCGGGCGGGAAACCTGCTCCACGTCAAGACCGCCGGGACCAGTTACCTGGAAGCGCTGCGCACCATCGCGGCGCTGGATCCGGGGTTGTTCCGTGAGATCTACGCGCTGGCGCACGATCGCTACGAGCAGGATCGGGCCAGCTATCACGTATCGGCGAGCCGAGATCGCGCGGCGGCACCCGATGCGGTGTCGGATGCGGCACTCGCCTCGCTGCTCGACAGCTTTGACGCCCGGCAGATGCTGCACGTCACCTTCGGATCGGCGCTGGCGCGCTACGGAGACCGCGTGCACGCCCTGCTGCGCGCGCACCCCGAGGCCTACGACGCCAATCTGGAACGTCATTTCATCCGGCACCTCTCTCCGCTCGCCGCCCCCACGCCCGGGGTGCGGGGCTGA